The following proteins are encoded in a genomic region of Streptomyces sp. SLBN-31:
- a CDS encoding flotillin family protein, with protein sequence MFGYRVPAPDEAMLISGGRRGLGGAPFRVVTGHGKFVLPFFRKTRFLTLAMCEAEVTETCVTRQGIALNVRAVIAFKVGNDTESIINAGQRFLSDQDQMSVLTGRIFAGHLRAIIGSMTVEEIVTERQKLAAEVLDTSKTEMAKIGLIVDSLQIQSIDDGDAGYIDAMSAPHRAAIQRQAQIAQAQATQTAAEAQQEAARKQAEYARQTAVVQAEYSAQVDRAQAQAAQAGPLAQAHAQQEVLAAQTELAQRQAELRQQQLVAEIVKPAEAEAERIKLLAKAEADRMKIQAEAAASYDRVALDRMLIDQLPQIVKEAAGGLAGANVNVLNGADGLGEIAAGLVSQGLTILDSVRQNLGGQDSEGRTGGGNGVLELRAKEDRKPGDGPVNVD encoded by the coding sequence ATGTTCGGTTACCGCGTTCCCGCGCCAGACGAGGCGATGCTGATCTCGGGTGGCAGGCGGGGACTGGGGGGCGCGCCGTTCCGGGTGGTGACGGGGCACGGGAAGTTCGTGCTGCCGTTCTTCCGAAAGACCCGTTTCCTCACGCTGGCGATGTGCGAGGCCGAGGTGACGGAGACGTGTGTGACCCGGCAGGGCATCGCGTTGAACGTCCGTGCCGTCATCGCCTTCAAGGTCGGCAACGACACCGAGAGCATCATCAACGCCGGTCAGCGTTTCCTCTCGGATCAGGACCAGATGTCGGTGCTGACCGGCCGGATCTTCGCCGGTCATCTGCGGGCCATCATCGGCTCCATGACGGTCGAGGAGATCGTCACTGAGCGTCAGAAGCTCGCCGCGGAGGTGCTGGACACCTCCAAGACCGAGATGGCGAAGATCGGTCTGATCGTGGACTCGCTGCAGATCCAGTCGATCGACGACGGCGACGCCGGCTACATCGACGCCATGTCCGCGCCGCACCGCGCCGCCATCCAGCGGCAGGCCCAGATCGCCCAGGCCCAGGCCACCCAGACCGCGGCCGAGGCGCAGCAGGAGGCGGCGCGCAAGCAGGCCGAGTACGCCCGGCAGACCGCCGTCGTCCAGGCGGAGTACTCGGCGCAGGTGGACCGGGCGCAGGCCCAGGCCGCGCAGGCCGGTCCGCTGGCGCAGGCCCACGCCCAGCAGGAAGTGCTCGCCGCTCAGACCGAACTGGCCCAGCGGCAGGCGGAGTTGCGTCAGCAGCAGCTGGTGGCCGAGATCGTCAAGCCCGCCGAGGCGGAGGCCGAGCGGATCAAGCTGCTCGCCAAGGCGGAGGCGGACCGGATGAAGATCCAGGCCGAGGCGGCCGCCTCCTACGACCGGGTGGCTCTGGACCGGATGCTGATCGACCAGCTTCCGCAGATCGTGAAGGAGGCCGCCGGCGGCCTCGCCGGCGCCAACGTCAACGTCCTCAACGGCGCCGACGGCCTCGGTGAGATCGCCGCCGGCCTGGTCTCGCAGGGCCTGACGATCCTCGACTCGGTCCGCCAGAACCTCGGCGGCCAGGACTCCGAGGGCCGTACCGGCGGGGGCAACGGCGTGCTGGAGCTGCGTGCGAAGGAGGACCGCAAGCCGGGCGACGGACCGGTGAACGTCGACTGA
- a CDS encoding glycoside hydrolase family 43 protein → MADSEVMRLAEMPLHDPFVVADGGTRTYCLYTSNDPSVSGVEGVGTMVYRSRDLRDWTRPTVVFLTAEQREPWAADGGWAPEVHEWGGRYYLFTTLHDESRPLPVSPPGRYGTPFQLPNHRRGTVTAVSDSLLGPFTLVDASRPTPPEHLMTLDGTLYVDPSGQPWMVYAHEWLQTVDGTMEAIRLAPDLTRTVGDPVFLFKGSDASWLGEQIPAGVPHQLPPYVTDGPQLHRTPDGSLLMLWSTYEKNRAGEDGGLGGGYVQTYAVSNSGELRGPWEQRRPLVRDDSGHGMLFHTFEGRLMMILHRPFENARGKLYEMRLHRDELRVLRQRTDLDGGG, encoded by the coding sequence ATGGCCGATAGCGAAGTGATGCGGCTGGCCGAGATGCCGCTGCACGACCCGTTCGTCGTCGCCGACGGCGGCACCCGCACCTACTGCCTCTACACCTCCAACGACCCGTCGGTGTCCGGTGTGGAGGGCGTCGGCACGATGGTCTACCGCAGCCGCGACCTGCGCGACTGGACGCGTCCGACGGTGGTCTTCCTGACCGCCGAACAGAGGGAGCCGTGGGCGGCCGACGGCGGATGGGCGCCCGAGGTGCACGAATGGGGCGGCCGCTACTACCTGTTCACCACCCTGCACGACGAGAGCAGGCCGCTGCCGGTGTCGCCTCCGGGCCGCTACGGCACGCCGTTCCAATTGCCGAACCACCGGCGCGGCACGGTCACCGCCGTGTCCGACTCGCTGCTCGGGCCGTTCACGCTCGTCGACGCCTCCCGCCCCACACCGCCCGAACACCTCATGACCCTCGACGGCACGCTGTACGTCGACCCGTCCGGGCAGCCGTGGATGGTGTACGCCCACGAGTGGCTGCAGACCGTCGACGGGACGATGGAGGCGATCCGGCTGGCCCCGGACCTGACGCGGACCGTCGGTGACCCCGTCTTCCTCTTCAAGGGCTCGGACGCCTCCTGGCTCGGGGAGCAGATCCCCGCCGGGGTACCGCACCAGTTGCCGCCGTACGTCACGGACGGCCCGCAGTTGCATCGCACCCCGGACGGCTCACTGTTGATGCTGTGGTCGACGTACGAGAAGAACCGGGCCGGCGAGGACGGCGGCCTCGGCGGCGGATACGTGCAGACCTACGCCGTCTCGAACTCCGGTGAGCTGCGGGGTCCGTGGGAACAGCGCCGGCCTCTGGTCCGCGACGACAGCGGGCACGGCATGCTGTTCCACACCTTCGAGGGCCGGTTGATGATGATTCTGCACCGCCCGTTCGAGAACGCCCGCGGCAAGCTGTACGAGATGCGGTTGCACCGCGACGAGTTGCGGGTGCTCCGGCAGCGCACGGACCTCGACGGCGGCGGGTGA
- a CDS encoding acyltransferase, with translation MTTATGTAPAGTPRTSPAPATTPTTRTARTAAPSLPSLTGLRWMAALLVFGLHVHNFGYFGGTADRITTWAFGAGGTGVSFFFVLSGFVLMWSARPGDRAPAFFRRRVARILPVHLVTAALALVMAWTLPRMAMPTLGQGLANVLLLHSWWRPWWQTLDPVSWSLACEAFFYATFPLLALLLRRLGARGSAALAAAALLTVLVLAWADAHHWFGQPLYSFPAARLPEFVLGVAVARLVLLDRWRGPGLEGSLALAIIGYFLVPQVTAGYPATTCTVLGFALLIPAAAVADLHGLPSLWRHRRLVRLGELSFAFYMVHLLVLRAGTALLGVKPRYGFVEGLTVTAVAFTVSLALSWLLYEKVERPARRLLLRRRGVRRGGRKEAARSER, from the coding sequence ATGACGACGGCGACCGGGACGGCGCCGGCCGGCACACCGAGGACCTCGCCCGCACCCGCGACCACCCCCACGACCAGGACCGCCAGGACCGCGGCGCCCTCGCTGCCGTCCCTCACCGGACTGAGATGGATGGCCGCGCTGCTGGTGTTCGGCCTGCACGTGCACAACTTCGGCTACTTCGGCGGCACCGCCGACCGCATCACGACCTGGGCGTTCGGGGCCGGCGGCACGGGGGTGTCGTTCTTCTTCGTGCTGTCCGGCTTCGTGCTCATGTGGTCCGCGCGGCCCGGCGACCGCGCCCCCGCCTTCTTCAGACGCCGGGTCGCCCGCATCCTTCCGGTCCACCTCGTCACCGCCGCCCTCGCCCTGGTCATGGCCTGGACGCTGCCCCGCATGGCGATGCCGACCCTGGGCCAGGGCCTGGCGAACGTCCTGCTGTTGCACTCCTGGTGGCGCCCGTGGTGGCAGACCCTCGACCCGGTCAGCTGGTCACTGGCGTGCGAAGCCTTCTTCTACGCCACCTTCCCCCTGCTCGCGCTCCTGCTGCGCCGGCTCGGCGCCCGCGGGTCGGCTGCGCTGGCCGCCGCGGCGCTGCTGACGGTGCTGGTGCTGGCCTGGGCCGACGCCCACCACTGGTTCGGGCAGCCGCTGTACTCCTTCCCCGCCGCCCGTCTGCCCGAGTTCGTGCTCGGCGTGGCCGTCGCCCGGCTGGTGCTCCTGGACCGCTGGCGCGGACCCGGCCTGGAGGGTTCCCTCGCCCTGGCGATCATCGGGTACTTCCTGGTACCCCAGGTGACCGCCGGCTACCCGGCGACCACCTGCACGGTCCTGGGCTTCGCCCTGCTCATCCCGGCGGCGGCCGTCGCCGACCTGCACGGCCTGCCCTCGCTGTGGCGGCACCGCCGGCTGGTGCGGCTCGGGGAGCTCTCCTTCGCCTTCTACATGGTCCATCTGCTGGTCCTGCGGGCGGGCACGGCCCTGCTGGGGGTCAAGCCCCGCTACGGCTTCGTGGAGGGCCTGACCGTCACGGCCGTGGCGTTCACCGTGTCCCTGGCGCTGTCCTGGCTGCTGTACGAGAAGGTGGAACGCCCCGCGCGCCGGCTGCTGCTCCGCCGCCGCGGTGTGCGGCGCGGTGGACGGAAGGAGGCGGCGCGGAGCGAGCGGTGA
- a CDS encoding DUF1905 domain-containing protein has protein sequence MELAFRGRVIEWRGPAPYYFVAVPDQESADIREVAATATYGWGVVPVEARIGEVAFATSLFPKDGGYLLPLKNAVRVPQGVAAGDEVAVRMTVRL, from the coding sequence GTGGAACTCGCCTTCAGGGGCCGGGTGATCGAGTGGCGCGGGCCGGCGCCGTACTACTTCGTGGCCGTGCCCGACCAGGAGTCCGCCGACATCCGCGAGGTGGCCGCGACCGCCACGTACGGCTGGGGTGTCGTCCCGGTCGAGGCCCGCATCGGTGAAGTCGCTTTCGCCACCTCGCTGTTCCCCAAGGACGGCGGCTATCTGCTACCGCTGAAGAACGCCGTGCGGGTGCCGCAGGGCGTGGCAGCGGGGGACGAGGTGGCGGTGCGGATGACCGTCCGTCTCTAG
- a CDS encoding MBL fold metallo-hydrolase encodes MSTLSFKVLDLDFPAGSKNKTATLVTGESDALLVDAAFTRADGHRLAAEVLDSGKRLTTVFVSHADPDFYFGAEVLADAFPEAKFVATPLVIEHITHSYEGKLKAWAALGANLPTRLVDLEPLTGDLTLEGHRFELKGGPAGLPDRHYLWQAEHRALLGGVLLFQQEHVWVADTPTPGDRAAWIDLLDEMAALDPALVVPGHRLPGTAADASAITATRDYLLAFEEELGRAADGAALNDALVKRFPDNGMLIAAQIGSKVAKGEMQWG; translated from the coding sequence ATGAGCACCCTCTCCTTCAAGGTCCTCGATCTCGACTTCCCGGCCGGCAGCAAGAACAAGACGGCCACCCTGGTCACCGGCGAGAGCGACGCGCTGCTGGTGGACGCCGCCTTCACCCGCGCCGACGGCCACCGGCTGGCCGCCGAGGTCCTCGACTCGGGCAAGCGCCTGACGACCGTCTTCGTCTCCCACGCCGACCCCGACTTCTACTTCGGTGCCGAAGTCCTCGCCGACGCCTTCCCCGAGGCGAAGTTCGTCGCCACCCCGCTCGTCATCGAGCACATCACCCACTCCTACGAGGGCAAGCTCAAGGCCTGGGCGGCCCTCGGGGCGAACCTGCCCACCCGCCTGGTCGACCTGGAGCCCCTGACCGGCGACCTCACCCTGGAGGGCCACCGCTTCGAGCTGAAGGGCGGCCCGGCCGGCCTGCCCGACCGGCACTACCTGTGGCAGGCCGAGCACCGCGCCCTCCTCGGCGGCGTCCTGCTCTTCCAGCAGGAGCACGTCTGGGTAGCCGACACCCCCACCCCCGGCGACCGCGCCGCCTGGATCGACCTGCTCGACGAGATGGCCGCCCTCGACCCCGCGCTGGTCGTCCCCGGCCACCGCCTGCCCGGCACCGCGGCCGACGCCTCCGCCATCACCGCCACCCGCGACTACCTGCTCGCCTTCGAGGAGGAACTGGGCAGGGCCGCCGACGGTGCCGCGCTGAACGACGCCCTGGTCAAGCGCTTCCCCGACAACGGCATGCTGATCGCCGCCCAGATCGGCTCCAAGGTCGCCAAGGGCGAGATGCAGTGGGGCTGA
- a CDS encoding nuclear transport factor 2 family protein, with protein MGEFTTTSTAPADVVRRQYLASAAGDLAALRATLAPDVEWTEMAGFPLAGTYRTPEGVTSNVMEKLGQDWDGWTAHDDTYVVDGENVVVLARYTAVNKATSKPIDVRVAHHFVVRGGLIVRFEQFVDTALVRDAMQN; from the coding sequence ATGGGCGAGTTCACCACCACCTCCACCGCGCCCGCCGACGTCGTCCGCCGCCAGTACCTGGCCTCCGCGGCCGGCGACCTGGCAGCCCTGCGGGCCACCCTCGCCCCGGACGTGGAGTGGACGGAGATGGCCGGCTTCCCGCTCGCCGGCACCTACCGCACCCCCGAAGGCGTCACCTCGAACGTCATGGAGAAGCTCGGCCAGGACTGGGACGGCTGGACCGCCCACGACGACACCTACGTCGTCGACGGCGAGAACGTCGTCGTCCTGGCCCGCTACACCGCCGTCAACAAGGCCACGAGCAAGCCGATCGACGTCCGCGTCGCTCACCACTTCGTCGTACGCGGCGGACTCATCGTCCGCTTCGAGCAGTTCGTCGACACCGCGCTCGTCCGCGACGCCATGCAGAACTGA
- a CDS encoding alpha-galactosidase → MTSAVEAAEGSVLWSQEVLGLCAVAGPGGSVRLGAPGQDWDTLLPLVEITATGHGRNWSGERFIDTAIGERLAHRGHRTVQDGEWRRTTITLADPVTGLAAEVSLRTCPGAGFVRSQVRLVNQGGAPLRLESVSSLALGGLADGALDGLTLHWADNDWLAECRWRQAPFRDQVVRLSRSAHGHEGRGCFERYSQGSWSTGRHLPVAALTDPAGRAWLWQIESSAGWRYETGEREGAAYLALFGPDEAHHQWSRLLAPGEEFSTVPVTLAGSGTGGLDAAFGQLTDCRRRMRRGHPDRTTLPVIYNDYMNTLMGDPTTEKLLPLIEAAAAAGAEVFVVDAGWYDDDAQGWWDAVGAWEPSGRRFPGGIQRVLDAVREHGMTPGLWLEPEVVGVRSPLARTLPPEAFFRRGGIRVTEHGRHHLDLRHPAARAHLDRVVDRIVGEWGVGYLKLDYNINVGPGTESGEESAGAGLLGHHRAHLDWLGAVLDRYPRLVLENCGSGGLRMDYAQLAVTQVQSTSDQQDPLRLPPIAAAAATAVTPEQAAVWAYPQPHFDPDLIAFTLTGAMAGRFHLSGFLDRMDRERFDLVRTGLAVYKELRAGIPGSLPFWPLGLPSWEDSWIAFGRRGTDADWLTLWRRAPAPGDDADDGTRTVPLDHLRGARLTPTLLYPATADATAAWDAAHGRLTVSLPRPGTAVLLRLDGGAPPPGRDD, encoded by the coding sequence TTGACCAGTGCCGTCGAAGCAGCGGAGGGGTCGGTTCTCTGGTCCCAGGAGGTTCTCGGGCTGTGTGCCGTCGCGGGGCCCGGCGGGTCGGTCAGGCTGGGGGCACCCGGACAGGACTGGGACACCCTGCTGCCCCTGGTGGAGATCACCGCCACAGGGCACGGGCGCAACTGGTCGGGGGAACGGTTCATCGACACCGCGATCGGCGAGCGCCTCGCCCACCGCGGCCACCGGACGGTCCAGGACGGGGAGTGGCGACGCACGACGATCACGCTCGCGGATCCGGTGACCGGCCTCGCCGCCGAGGTGAGTCTGCGGACCTGTCCCGGCGCCGGTTTCGTCCGCTCACAGGTGCGCCTGGTCAACCAGGGCGGCGCGCCGCTCCGACTGGAGAGCGTGTCGAGCCTCGCGCTCGGCGGTCTCGCCGACGGCGCCCTCGACGGCCTCACCCTGCACTGGGCGGACAACGACTGGCTCGCCGAGTGCCGTTGGCGGCAGGCCCCGTTCCGCGACCAGGTCGTCCGGCTGAGCCGGTCCGCTCACGGCCACGAGGGGCGCGGCTGCTTCGAGCGCTACTCGCAGGGCAGTTGGTCGACGGGCCGGCATCTCCCGGTCGCCGCGCTCACCGACCCGGCGGGACGCGCGTGGCTGTGGCAGATCGAGTCGAGCGCCGGCTGGCGCTACGAGACCGGCGAACGCGAAGGCGCCGCCTACCTCGCCCTGTTCGGCCCCGACGAAGCCCATCACCAGTGGAGTCGGCTCCTCGCGCCCGGTGAGGAGTTCAGCACCGTCCCCGTGACCCTCGCAGGTTCCGGAACCGGCGGGCTGGACGCCGCCTTCGGGCAACTCACCGACTGCCGCCGCCGGATGCGCCGCGGCCACCCGGACCGCACGACCCTCCCGGTGATCTACAACGACTACATGAACACCCTGATGGGCGACCCCACCACCGAAAAACTCCTGCCGCTCATCGAAGCGGCGGCCGCCGCCGGCGCCGAGGTCTTCGTCGTCGACGCCGGCTGGTACGACGACGACGCCCAGGGCTGGTGGGACGCCGTCGGCGCCTGGGAGCCCTCCGGCCGTCGCTTTCCGGGCGGCATCCAGCGGGTTCTGGACGCCGTCAGGGAACACGGCATGACACCGGGCCTGTGGCTGGAGCCCGAAGTGGTGGGCGTCCGCAGCCCGTTGGCGCGCACCCTGCCGCCCGAGGCGTTCTTCCGCAGGGGCGGCATACGGGTCACCGAACACGGCCGCCACCACCTGGACCTGCGCCACCCGGCCGCCCGCGCCCACCTCGACCGGGTCGTCGACCGGATCGTGGGGGAGTGGGGAGTGGGCTATCTGAAGCTCGACTACAACATCAACGTCGGGCCGGGCACCGAGAGCGGCGAGGAGAGCGCCGGTGCGGGGCTGCTCGGGCACCATCGCGCCCACCTCGACTGGCTGGGCGCCGTTCTCGACCGGTATCCCCGTCTCGTCCTGGAGAACTGCGGCTCGGGCGGCCTGCGCATGGACTACGCCCAACTCGCCGTCACCCAGGTGCAGTCCACCAGCGACCAGCAGGACCCCCTGCGCCTGCCGCCCATCGCGGCCGCCGCCGCCACCGCGGTGACGCCCGAGCAGGCCGCCGTATGGGCCTACCCCCAGCCGCACTTCGACCCGGACCTGATCGCCTTCACCCTCACCGGCGCGATGGCGGGGCGCTTCCACCTGTCCGGGTTCCTCGACCGGATGGACCGGGAACGGTTCGACCTGGTCCGTACCGGCCTGGCCGTCTACAAGGAACTCCGCGCGGGGATTCCGGGCAGCCTGCCCTTCTGGCCGCTCGGCCTGCCCTCGTGGGAGGACTCCTGGATCGCGTTCGGGCGGCGTGGAACCGACGCCGACTGGCTCACGCTGTGGCGACGGGCCCCGGCCCCCGGTGACGACGCCGACGACGGCACCCGCACCGTCCCCCTCGACCACCTCCGCGGCGCCCGCCTCACCCCCACGCTCCTCTACCCGGCCACCGCCGACGCCACCGCCGCCTGGGACGCCGCCCACGGCCGACTCACCGTCTCCTTGCCGCGCCCCGGCACCGCCGTACTCCTCCGCCTCGACGGCGGGGCGCCGCCCCCGGGCCGAGATGACTGA
- a CDS encoding MarR family winged helix-turn-helix transcriptional regulator, translating into MDEQAEITSPKDAADNALVLAFGRLQGAANRLEYILGRALERECGISHLMFEVLLILGRAEGPGLSMRAIAQEQVLTTGGVTRLVDRMEKAGLVTRAEDPDDRRGRLVRLTPLGEETVVRASRLHVENIRRHFLAPLPPEDRDRFAEDLRILSHSARDELPRLP; encoded by the coding sequence GTGGACGAGCAGGCGGAGATCACGTCGCCCAAGGACGCCGCGGACAACGCGCTGGTGCTGGCCTTCGGGCGGCTGCAGGGGGCCGCGAACCGGCTGGAGTACATCCTCGGCCGGGCGCTGGAGCGGGAGTGCGGCATCAGCCACCTGATGTTCGAGGTGCTGCTCATCCTGGGGCGGGCGGAGGGGCCCGGGCTGTCGATGCGGGCCATCGCCCAGGAGCAGGTGCTGACCACGGGCGGCGTCACGCGCCTGGTGGACCGGATGGAGAAGGCGGGGCTGGTCACGCGCGCCGAGGACCCCGACGACCGGCGCGGCCGGCTGGTGAGGCTGACCCCGCTGGGCGAGGAGACCGTCGTACGGGCCTCCCGGCTGCACGTGGAGAACATCCGACGCCATTTCCTGGCGCCGCTCCCGCCCGAGGACCGTGACCGGTTCGCCGAGGACCTGCGCATACTCAGCCACTCGGCACGCGACGAGCTGCCCCGGCTTCCCTGA